The following proteins are co-located in the Pseudomonas sp. ATCC 13867 genome:
- the kdsB gene encoding 3-deoxy-manno-octulosonate cytidylyltransferase has protein sequence MSQAYTVVIPARYASTRLPGKPLQDIAGKPMIQHVWAQAGKSSAAQVVVATDDRRIYDACQGFGAQVVLTRADHNSGTDRLAEVADALGLADDAIVVNVQGDEPLVPPSIIDQVAANLAAHPEAGIATLCEAIHDPAALFNPNIVKVVSDKDGLALTFSRATLPWARDAFAVDRESLPANVPYRRHIGIYAYRARFLRDFVAWGPCWLEDTECLEQLRALWHGVRIHVADALEAPQAGVDTSEDLERVRRILGA, from the coding sequence ATGAGCCAGGCCTACACCGTCGTCATTCCCGCCCGTTATGCCTCCACCCGCCTGCCCGGCAAGCCGCTGCAGGACATCGCCGGCAAGCCGATGATCCAGCATGTCTGGGCGCAGGCCGGCAAGAGTTCGGCTGCCCAGGTGGTGGTCGCCACGGACGATCGGCGCATTTACGATGCTTGCCAGGGCTTTGGCGCCCAGGTGGTGCTGACCCGCGCCGACCACAACTCCGGCACCGACCGCCTGGCGGAAGTGGCCGACGCGCTGGGCCTGGCCGACGACGCCATCGTGGTCAACGTGCAGGGCGACGAACCGCTGGTGCCGCCGTCGATCATCGATCAGGTGGCCGCCAACCTCGCGGCCCATCCGGAGGCGGGCATCGCCACCCTGTGCGAGGCGATCCATGACCCGGCAGCGCTGTTCAACCCGAACATCGTCAAGGTGGTCAGCGACAAGGACGGCCTGGCCCTGACCTTCAGCCGCGCTACGCTGCCCTGGGCGCGCGACGCCTTCGCGGTGGACCGTGAAAGCCTGCCGGCCAACGTGCCGTACCGCCGCCATATCGGTATCTACGCCTATCGTGCGCGTTTCCTGCGCGACTTCGTGGCCTGGGGCCCGTGCTGGCTGGAGGACACCGAGTGCCTGGAGCAACTGCGTGCACTCTGGCACGGCGTGCGTATCCACGTGGCCGATGCCCTGGAAGCGCCGCAGGCCGGCGTCGATACCTCGGAAGACCTGGAACGCGTGCGGCGCATCCTGGGGGCTTGA
- a CDS encoding low molecular weight protein-tyrosine-phosphatase: protein MKVLFVCLGNICRSPTAEGIFRHKVREAGLEEGIEIDSAGTGDWHVGKAPDARTRAAALRRGYDLSALRARQVSVADFSRYDLILAMDHANLRDLKHLRAGGGKAELDLFLRRFDLEIDEVPDPYYGGDDGFEQVLDLVERACDGLLMEVKRRL, encoded by the coding sequence ATGAAGGTTCTGTTCGTTTGCCTGGGCAACATTTGCCGCTCGCCCACCGCCGAGGGCATCTTCCGCCACAAGGTCCGCGAAGCGGGCCTTGAGGAGGGCATCGAGATCGACTCCGCCGGTACCGGCGACTGGCACGTCGGCAAGGCGCCGGATGCGCGCACCCGCGCCGCCGCGTTGCGCCGTGGTTACGATCTGTCGGCCTTGCGGGCACGGCAGGTGAGCGTGGCGGACTTTTCCCGCTATGACCTGATCCTCGCTATGGATCACGCCAACCTGCGTGACCTGAAACACCTGCGCGCCGGCGGCGGCAAGGCCGAGTTGGATCTGTTCCTGCGTCGCTTCGATCTGGAAATCGACGAAGTTCCCGACCCGTACTACGGCGGCGATGACGGTTTCGAGCAGGTGCTGGACCTGGTGGAGCGGGCCTGTGACGGCCTGCTGATGGAAGTGAAGAGGCGCCTGTGA
- a CDS encoding MotA/TolQ/ExbB proton channel family protein yields MWELVKAGGWMMLPILLSSIAAMAIVAERLWTLRKSRVAPPQLLGQVWKQIKGKKMNSQALKDLRASSPLGEILAAGLANSKHGREIMKECIEEAASRVIHELERYLNALGTIAAMAPLLGLLGTVFGMIQIFSAFMGDGMANAPMLAGGISKALITTASGLIVAIPAVFFHRYLLRRVDELVIAMEQEAIKLVEVTQGDREVDFAEEGKA; encoded by the coding sequence GTGTGGGAACTGGTCAAAGCTGGCGGCTGGATGATGCTGCCGATCTTGCTGAGCTCCATCGCCGCGATGGCGATCGTCGCAGAACGTCTCTGGACCCTGCGCAAGAGTCGCGTGGCTCCGCCACAGTTGCTCGGCCAGGTGTGGAAGCAGATCAAGGGCAAGAAGATGAACAGCCAGGCCCTGAAGGACCTGCGCGCGTCGTCCCCGCTGGGTGAGATCCTTGCCGCTGGCCTGGCCAACTCCAAGCACGGTCGCGAGATCATGAAGGAGTGCATCGAGGAGGCCGCTTCCCGCGTCATCCATGAGCTGGAGCGCTACCTCAATGCCCTGGGCACCATCGCCGCGATGGCGCCGCTGCTCGGCCTGCTGGGCACCGTGTTCGGCATGATCCAGATCTTCAGCGCCTTCATGGGCGACGGCATGGCCAACGCGCCGATGCTCGCCGGCGGTATTTCCAAGGCCCTGATCACCACCGCGTCCGGCCTGATCGTGGCGATCCCGGCGGTGTTCTTCCACCGCTACCTGCTGCGCCGTGTCGATGAGCTGGTGATCGCGATGGAACAGGAAGCCATCAAGCTGGTGGAAGTCACCCAGGGCGATCGCGAAGTCGATTTCGCCGAGGAAGGCAAAGCGTGA
- a CDS encoding Trm112 family protein, whose amino-acid sequence MDPKLLDILACPLCKGPLKLTDDKSELICKADGLAYPVRDGIPVMLEGEARTLNVDERLDK is encoded by the coding sequence ATGGACCCGAAACTCCTCGATATCCTCGCCTGTCCGCTGTGCAAGGGCCCGCTCAAGCTCACCGACGACAAGTCCGAGCTGATCTGCAAGGCCGACGGCCTGGCCTACCCGGTACGCGACGGCATCCCGGTGATGCTCGAAGGCGAAGCGCGTACCCTGAACGTCGACGAGCGTCTGGACAAGTAA
- a CDS encoding ExbD/TolR family protein, which translates to MKFRRRAGGAAREDVFINLASLIDVIFVLLLFFVVSTSFTKPAQLKVELPEAVSGTPPEATEIKQLEISISVEGHYALNGQSLARDDLENLMNAMQRESAGDNSLPVVITADGKVDYQSVVTAMDAAGKLGFTHLRITTIEAHSDKKP; encoded by the coding sequence GTGAAGTTCCGCCGCAGAGCGGGCGGAGCGGCCCGCGAGGACGTCTTCATCAACCTGGCGTCGCTGATCGACGTGATCTTCGTGCTGCTGCTGTTCTTCGTGGTCAGCACCTCGTTCACCAAGCCGGCGCAGCTCAAGGTCGAACTGCCCGAGGCGGTCAGCGGCACGCCGCCGGAAGCCACCGAGATCAAGCAGCTGGAAATCTCCATCAGCGTCGAGGGCCACTACGCCCTGAACGGCCAGAGTCTGGCCCGCGACGACCTGGAGAACCTGATGAACGCCATGCAGCGCGAGTCCGCTGGCGACAACAGCCTGCCGGTGGTGATCACCGCCGATGGCAAGGTCGACTACCAGTCCGTGGTTACCGCGATGGATGCCGCAGGCAAGCTGGGCTTCACCCACCTGCGCATCACCACCATCGAGGCCCATTCGGACAAGAAGCCCTGA
- a CDS encoding DNA internalization-related competence protein ComEC/Rec2, with translation MFALAAGLLALRWLSTLPAGWVLLSLVALALPLLFTRGYFIGLFLLGFAWACQSAQWALDDRLDKALDGRTLWLEGRVEGLPDLTGPSVRFVLSDVSSPRARLPGTLRLSWFGGPAVQGGERWRLAVKLKRPYGMANGAGFDYEAWLTAQRIGAIGSVKDGQRLEASSGPPAWREAWRQRLLAVDAQGRSGALAALVLGDASGLTTADWQVLQDTGTLHLMVISGSHISLLAGLLYAVVAGLARFGVWPSRVPWLPCACLLAALGAWAYSLMAGFEVPLQRACIMVSIVLLWRLRHRRSGLWTPLLGALLAVLLAEPLVILLPGFWLSYAAVALLIFGFSGRLGRWTAWRTWLRAQWLMAIGLLPASVALGLPLSISGVVANLLAVPWVEMAVVPLALLGSLALGIPWLGEGLLWISGGLLELLFRLLGWMAALAPAWQPVNAPAWALLLAMLGALLLLAPAGVPVRAFGLAMFLPVFWPSIVLPPPGMAEVRVLDVGQGLSVLIRTRSQAWLYDTGARNGDFDIGERVVVPTLRSLGINRLDRLMLSHADNDHAGGALAVKASLHPVQVVSGEADRLPRELRAQPCRKASWEVDGVHFAAWAWEGARESNDRSCVLALEANGERLLLTGDLPQAGELAWLAEHPDIHIDWLLAGHHGSRSASGPVFVRSVTPTAAIISRGANNPYGHPHPLVVERFRALGIRIHDTAQEGALTLMLGAHGEVRGVREGAHFWQEK, from the coding sequence ATGTTCGCGCTGGCCGCCGGCCTGCTGGCGCTGCGCTGGCTATCGACGCTGCCAGCCGGTTGGGTGCTGCTGTCGCTGGTGGCGCTGGCGTTGCCCTTGCTGTTCACTCGCGGCTATTTCATCGGCCTGTTCCTGCTGGGTTTTGCCTGGGCCTGCCAGTCGGCCCAGTGGGCGTTGGATGACCGGCTGGACAAGGCGCTCGACGGTCGCACGCTGTGGCTGGAGGGCAGGGTGGAGGGGCTGCCTGACCTTACCGGGCCTTCGGTACGTTTCGTTCTTTCCGATGTATCCAGTCCTCGGGCGCGTCTGCCTGGCACCTTGCGCCTGTCCTGGTTCGGCGGGCCCGCGGTACAGGGTGGTGAACGCTGGCGCCTGGCGGTGAAGCTCAAGCGCCCCTACGGCATGGCCAACGGCGCAGGCTTCGACTACGAGGCCTGGCTTACCGCGCAACGGATCGGCGCCATCGGCAGCGTGAAGGATGGGCAGCGCCTGGAAGCGAGCAGCGGCCCGCCGGCCTGGCGAGAAGCCTGGCGGCAACGTTTGCTGGCGGTCGATGCCCAGGGGCGCTCCGGTGCGCTGGCGGCGCTGGTGCTGGGCGATGCCTCGGGACTGACCACGGCGGACTGGCAGGTGCTGCAGGACACCGGAACCCTGCACCTGATGGTGATTTCCGGTTCGCACATCTCCCTGCTGGCCGGGCTGCTCTACGCCGTGGTCGCCGGGCTTGCACGCTTCGGCGTCTGGCCCTCGCGCGTGCCCTGGCTGCCCTGCGCCTGTCTGCTGGCCGCGCTCGGCGCCTGGGCGTACAGCCTGATGGCGGGATTCGAGGTACCGCTGCAGCGTGCCTGCATCATGGTTTCGATTGTCCTCCTGTGGCGCCTTCGCCATCGCCGTAGCGGTCTGTGGACACCGCTGCTCGGCGCCTTGCTGGCGGTACTGCTGGCGGAACCGTTGGTCATACTGTTGCCCGGCTTCTGGCTGTCCTATGCGGCGGTGGCGTTGTTGATCTTCGGTTTTTCCGGCCGACTGGGGCGCTGGACGGCCTGGCGCACCTGGCTGCGTGCGCAGTGGCTGATGGCGATCGGCTTGCTGCCCGCGTCCGTGGCGCTTGGCCTGCCGCTGAGCATTTCCGGGGTGGTCGCCAACCTGCTTGCGGTGCCCTGGGTGGAAATGGCGGTGGTGCCGCTGGCCTTGCTGGGCAGCCTGGCGCTGGGCATTCCCTGGCTGGGCGAAGGGTTGCTCTGGATCTCCGGCGGGCTGCTCGAGTTGCTGTTCCGCCTGCTGGGCTGGATGGCGGCCCTGGCGCCTGCCTGGCAGCCCGTCAACGCGCCGGCCTGGGCGCTGCTGCTGGCCATGCTGGGTGCGTTGTTGCTGCTGGCGCCGGCTGGCGTACCGGTGCGAGCGTTCGGACTGGCGATGTTCCTGCCGGTGTTCTGGCCGTCGATCGTGCTGCCGCCGCCGGGGATGGCCGAGGTCCGGGTGCTGGATGTGGGGCAGGGCCTTTCGGTGTTGATCCGCACGCGCAGTCAGGCTTGGCTCTACGACACCGGCGCGCGCAATGGCGATTTCGATATCGGCGAGCGGGTCGTCGTACCGACGCTGCGGAGTCTGGGGATCAACCGTCTGGACCGATTGATGCTCAGTCACGCGGACAACGACCATGCAGGTGGCGCCCTGGCGGTGAAGGCGTCGCTGCATCCCGTGCAGGTGGTCAGCGGCGAGGCGGATCGGCTGCCCCGCGAGTTGCGGGCACAGCCCTGTCGGAAGGCGAGCTGGGAGGTCGACGGCGTCCACTTCGCGGCCTGGGCATGGGAGGGTGCACGGGAAAGCAACGACCGCTCCTGCGTTCTGGCGCTCGAAGCCAATGGCGAGCGCCTGCTGCTGACCGGCGACCTGCCGCAGGCCGGCGAACTGGCCTGGCTGGCCGAACACCCGGATATCCACATCGACTGGTTGCTGGCGGGGCACCACGGCAGCCGCAGCGCTTCCGGACCGGTCTTCGTGCGCAGCGTGACGCCCACTGCCGCGATCATTTCCCGCGGCGCCAATAATCCTTATGGCCACCCCCATCCGTTGGTCGTCGAGCGCTTCCGGGCACTGGGCATCCGGATTCACGATACGGCACAGGAGGGTGCGCTGACGCTGATGCTCGGCGCCCACGGGGAGGTCCGGGGAGTGCGGGAAGGCGCACATTTCTGGCAAGAAAAATGA
- the lpxK gene encoding tetraacyldisaccharide 4'-kinase: MAFSDRLLDAWYKGHPALVLLKPLELLYQRVARRRRADFLSGAKPAYRAPVPIIVVGNITVGGTGKTPMILWLIEYCRARGLKVGVVSRGYGAKPPQTPWRVRAEQSAAEAGDEPLMIVRRSGVPLMIDPDRSSAVRALLAEEPLDLILCDDGLQHYRLARDLELVLIDAARGLGNGRCLPAGPLREPAERLAEVDAVLHNGALSDPPGAFSFVLRPSALVSLASGERRGVEHFPAGQALHALAGIGNPQRFFKTLEALNWRPIPHPFPDHAAYTAEQLRFTPELPLVMTEKDAVKCRSFAAPDWWYLAVEAQPSPAFVAWFDAQLERLLAR, translated from the coding sequence ATGGCGTTCTCCGACCGCCTGCTCGACGCCTGGTACAAGGGCCATCCGGCCCTTGTCCTGCTCAAGCCGCTCGAACTGCTCTACCAGCGTGTCGCCCGTCGCCGTCGCGCAGATTTCCTTTCCGGCGCCAAGCCGGCCTACCGCGCTCCGGTGCCGATCATCGTGGTCGGCAACATCACCGTGGGCGGCACCGGCAAGACGCCGATGATCCTCTGGCTGATCGAGTACTGCCGCGCCCGTGGCCTGAAGGTCGGCGTGGTCAGCCGTGGGTATGGCGCCAAGCCCCCGCAGACGCCCTGGCGCGTGCGCGCCGAGCAGTCGGCGGCGGAGGCGGGCGACGAGCCGCTGATGATCGTGCGCCGCAGCGGCGTGCCGCTGATGATCGACCCGGACCGCTCCAGCGCCGTGCGCGCGCTGCTGGCCGAGGAGCCGCTGGACCTGATCCTCTGCGACGACGGCCTGCAACACTACCGCCTGGCGCGCGACCTGGAACTGGTGCTGATCGACGCCGCCCGTGGTCTGGGCAACGGCCGCTGCCTGCCCGCCGGGCCGCTGCGCGAACCCGCCGAGCGCCTGGCCGAAGTCGACGCCGTCCTGCACAACGGCGCACTTTCCGACCCGCCGGGCGCCTTCTCCTTCGTCCTGCGACCTTCCGCCCTGGTCAGCCTGGCCAGCGGCGAACGCCGTGGCGTCGAGCATTTCCCCGCCGGTCAGGCGCTCCATGCCCTGGCTGGAATCGGCAACCCGCAGCGTTTCTTCAAGACGCTCGAGGCGCTAAACTGGCGGCCGATTCCGCATCCCTTCCCCGACCATGCGGCCTATACCGCCGAGCAACTGCGCTTCACGCCGGAGCTGCCGTTGGTCATGACCGAGAAGGATGCGGTGAAATGCCGGTCCTTCGCCGCGCCCGACTGGTGGTACCTCGCCGTCGAAGCGCAGCCCTCGCCGGCCTTCGTCGCCTGGTTCGACGCCCAGCTCGAGCGCCTGCTCGCCCGCTGA
- a CDS encoding DUF2062 domain-containing protein: MPRRIFKRYMPDPESIRSHKGLRFLGPLIQSPNLWHLNRRSVSRAMGMGLFAAFIPIPLQMLLAASLAVWVRANLPISVGLVWLTNPITMPPVFYCTYKMGAWVMGIPARVLPDHLTWEWISGELTMLWQPFLLGSVICGILVGILGYLATEGYWRWWIGRSWRRRRALRNVQREL, encoded by the coding sequence ATGCCGCGCCGAATTTTCAAGCGCTACATGCCGGATCCGGAAAGCATCAGGAGCCACAAGGGCCTGCGCTTTCTCGGGCCGCTGATCCAGTCCCCCAACCTCTGGCACCTGAATCGCCGCTCCGTATCCCGCGCAATGGGCATGGGGCTGTTCGCCGCCTTCATTCCGATCCCGCTGCAGATGCTGCTGGCCGCCTCGCTGGCGGTGTGGGTGCGGGCCAATCTGCCGATTTCGGTCGGGCTGGTCTGGCTGACCAACCCGATCACCATGCCGCCGGTGTTCTATTGCACCTACAAGATGGGCGCCTGGGTCATGGGCATCCCGGCGCGCGTCCTGCCCGACCACCTGACCTGGGAGTGGATCAGCGGCGAGCTGACGATGCTCTGGCAGCCCTTCCTGCTGGGTTCGGTGATCTGCGGGATTCTGGTGGGCATCCTCGGCTACCTGGCCACCGAGGGCTACTGGCGCTGGTGGATCGGCCGCAGTTGGCGGCGGCGCCGGGCGCTGCGCAATGTGCAGCGCGAGCTCTAG